The Zobellia alginiliquefaciens genome contains a region encoding:
- a CDS encoding tetratricopeptide repeat protein codes for MSLTRKEVVQYIEQAHSLLSEKKFAELNPVITAIQDNLDVLGYSYPSDNARYYRFFMLYMGAFEKVNIEVMHSYVEALEQVGQVLASDYEYICSYYQTCPEAVYEKALQKYPYNETLHIHYALKLQVEKRYTEAIAVLKYILECYPATTEARFLLWKIQSAQLDDLVTSTEEADCYQLLDLASATHNLQVLKGLQLDTRLDKKTKLLTYIQVAIWENRSVEVIELWKSEWKTLDLTDQSRYVLADYAKAFMIYDLVPQILKAPQKPDFPETDFTNFSEYKVFMEALVNSGWQLAQHHYLLLGNAAYFHSNNSNAVEICLKQGLALNEKNPLLLNLKAMYLKSLNKYQEAGAIYHEAFRNGLTMDNYLLYLIELNNRIESYQGVLDTVKQFHIRHTPTLKSMFFKARALFKFHRDDEALAVLNEALQDFPLHSRSYAPWMLHYRMIINKRKRNYTQYFIDQQAEINYYVDGDDDYFNTTNLAVETIFEQGEYEECYKYAIYNHEQGKLAEELYPIFQWICFYDFLLEKPEDLQDVTEANINQQPETFEDFRNNGLIYWMLDNHTAAAESLMIAASKAINKALYLKLALTCAKEGFNNSLCLTIIETIQKEVPEAREFKTDYTYANILNDEQRHQEAYDALLNVLKSYPERAFFEFPKDFNYLLHTLKNNAKALEDMGGYNKYISMLLSRDNPIENQLREQQELAKSQSEEDLFLQHNLMENLARLNFEMHPEEQEELKEMKKRIKAAHFA; via the coding sequence ATGAGCTTAACAAGAAAAGAGGTCGTACAATATATAGAACAAGCGCATAGCCTTTTAAGCGAAAAAAAGTTTGCCGAGTTAAACCCGGTTATTACGGCTATACAAGATAATTTAGATGTTCTGGGATATTCGTACCCATCGGATAATGCAAGGTATTACCGCTTTTTCATGTTGTATATGGGTGCTTTTGAAAAGGTGAATATAGAGGTGATGCATTCATATGTAGAAGCGCTTGAGCAGGTTGGTCAAGTATTGGCTTCCGATTATGAATACATCTGCAGCTATTACCAAACATGTCCGGAAGCGGTTTATGAAAAAGCGCTACAAAAGTATCCGTATAACGAAACACTTCACATACATTATGCCTTAAAATTACAGGTAGAAAAGCGATATACCGAAGCCATTGCCGTGCTGAAATACATTCTGGAATGTTACCCAGCCACTACCGAAGCACGATTTTTACTATGGAAAATTCAATCGGCTCAACTAGACGATTTAGTGACCTCAACCGAGGAAGCAGATTGTTATCAATTGCTGGATTTAGCCTCTGCAACCCATAATCTACAAGTCTTAAAGGGACTACAACTAGACACGCGTTTAGACAAGAAGACTAAATTACTCACCTATATTCAAGTTGCCATATGGGAGAACAGGTCGGTTGAAGTGATCGAGCTTTGGAAGAGCGAATGGAAAACGCTAGACCTTACGGACCAGAGCCGTTATGTATTGGCAGACTATGCCAAGGCTTTTATGATTTATGATCTGGTTCCCCAAATATTAAAAGCTCCCCAGAAACCAGATTTTCCGGAAACCGATTTCACCAACTTTTCCGAATACAAAGTCTTTATGGAGGCACTTGTCAATTCCGGCTGGCAACTGGCGCAGCATCATTATTTGTTGTTGGGGAATGCCGCATATTTTCACTCCAATAACAGCAATGCGGTAGAAATTTGCTTAAAACAAGGTTTGGCGCTCAACGAGAAAAATCCGTTGTTGTTAAACCTGAAAGCAATGTACCTTAAAAGCCTAAATAAATATCAAGAAGCTGGGGCAATCTACCATGAGGCGTTTAGAAACGGACTCACCATGGATAATTATTTGCTGTATTTAATTGAACTGAACAACAGAATTGAAAGTTACCAGGGCGTTCTAGATACTGTAAAGCAATTTCATATAAGACATACGCCCACATTAAAATCCATGTTTTTCAAGGCAAGGGCTTTGTTTAAATTCCACCGAGATGATGAAGCATTGGCAGTACTGAACGAAGCGCTTCAAGATTTTCCGTTACACTCCCGCTCCTATGCTCCGTGGATGCTCCACTACCGTATGATCATCAATAAAAGAAAACGAAATTACACCCAGTATTTCATAGATCAACAAGCAGAAATCAATTACTACGTTGATGGGGACGACGACTATTTCAACACGACCAACCTTGCCGTTGAAACCATTTTTGAACAGGGCGAATACGAGGAATGTTACAAGTACGCCATTTACAATCACGAACAGGGAAAACTGGCAGAAGAACTATATCCTATTTTTCAATGGATTTGTTTTTACGATTTTCTACTTGAGAAACCAGAGGATTTACAAGATGTAACGGAAGCAAACATAAATCAACAACCGGAAACCTTTGAAGATTTCAGAAATAATGGTTTAATCTATTGGATGTTGGACAATCACACTGCAGCTGCAGAATCGTTAATGATAGCCGCATCAAAAGCCATCAACAAGGCGCTCTATCTAAAACTAGCGTTGACTTGTGCCAAGGAGGGCTTTAACAATTCACTCTGCCTCACTATTATCGAAACCATACAAAAAGAAGTTCCTGAAGCACGCGAGTTCAAAACGGACTATACCTACGCCAACATTTTAAATGATGAACAACGACATCAAGAAGCCTACGATGCCCTTCTAAATGTACTAAAAAGCTATCCGGAACGTGCGTTTTTTGAATTCCCGAAAGATTTCAATTACCTGTTGCACACTTTAAAAAACAACGCCAAAGCATTGGAAGATATGGGTGGGTATAACAAATATATTTCCATGCTTTTAAGTAGGGACAATCCTATCGAAAATCAACTGAGGGAGCAGCAAGAATTAGCAAAATCGCAAAGCGAAGAAGACCTTTTTCTACAGCACAACCTCATGGAAAACCTAGCACGATTAAATTTTGAAATGCACCCAGAGGAACAAGAGGAATTAAAGGAAATGAAAAAGCGTATTAAGGCTGCCCATTTCGCTTAA
- a CDS encoding DUF1266 domain-containing protein translates to MTAEITSKIQDQLNLSALVLMNNYKKADLNSWYGFDIEDHLQLKNVERIAKLHGILSGVHLRNSLHRYETGETASNPFEKLAMELRNDTTNTFEAKFNAIKNPTSKNAYKLVWRYRFSLKDQKLYGYEFAYYVSLMRIGGALGFIKPEEIAMRLEDVDARMKKAFSSWGEFHRNVCIGDEFIRGASEPDISKYPGTETLWECYQRLNIHHADRFKEWNI, encoded by the coding sequence ATGACAGCAGAAATAACATCAAAAATTCAAGATCAACTCAACCTTTCTGCCTTGGTTTTGATGAACAATTATAAAAAGGCGGACCTAAATAGTTGGTACGGATTTGATATTGAAGATCATCTACAATTAAAAAATGTAGAGCGTATTGCCAAGCTACACGGTATACTTTCTGGCGTACATCTTCGTAACAGTTTGCATCGTTACGAAACAGGTGAAACGGCATCTAACCCTTTTGAAAAACTGGCAATGGAGTTGCGTAACGATACTACCAATACTTTTGAAGCCAAGTTCAATGCCATAAAGAACCCTACGAGCAAAAATGCCTATAAACTGGTTTGGAGATACCGTTTTAGCCTTAAAGATCAAAAGCTGTACGGTTATGAGTTTGCCTATTACGTTTCTCTAATGCGCATAGGTGGCGCTCTCGGTTTTATAAAGCCCGAAGAAATAGCAATGCGTTTGGAAGACGTGGACGCTCGAATGAAAAAAGCATTTTCTAGTTGGGGCGAATTTCACCGAAATGTGTGTATTGGCGATGAGTTTATACGCGGGGCTTCAGAACCTGACATTAGTAAATACCCCGGTACCGAAACCCTTTGGGAATGCTACCAACGATTGAATATTCACCATGCCGACAGGTTTAAAGAATGGAACATATGA
- a CDS encoding adenylosuccinate synthetase, with protein MQQCSIVIDLGFGDAGKGLTTDFLASQQPEQSIVVRFSGGHQIGHTVTTDALTHTFSNFGSGTLVGVPTFYTEHTTVFPPAILQEGNFLKKYKPQLYVHPLAMITTMYDIAYNRALEKQQNHGSCGLGFGTTIARNKEEVYFFANDLQFNWVAKQRLKSIRTYYETKLLHQPKSVQEYYFNELSTYDEDYFLETCSAIEPFYQLVRLPEIAAHFEHFIFEGSQGILLDTQHGFHPHTTWSYTTSKNAIQLIKDHLGPTATVRIFYVTRCYQTRHGNGPMSETQSVTLKNNDNEANETNEFQGEFRTKGLDPELLNYALQCDAIHHQDLLIEKNLMITCLDQLPSFSPADLIENLAPNFSSVHGSYGPMRKFIKQLPV; from the coding sequence ATGCAGCAATGTAGTATAGTTATAGATTTAGGTTTTGGCGATGCCGGTAAAGGGTTAACGACCGATTTTCTAGCATCGCAACAACCTGAACAAAGTATTGTGGTCCGGTTTTCTGGCGGACACCAAATTGGGCACACCGTAACCACGGATGCACTTACACATACCTTTAGCAATTTTGGTTCGGGTACCCTCGTTGGCGTTCCCACCTTTTACACGGAGCATACTACGGTATTTCCGCCTGCCATTTTACAAGAGGGTAACTTTCTAAAAAAGTACAAGCCGCAACTGTATGTTCACCCGTTGGCAATGATTACTACCATGTATGACATTGCCTATAACAGGGCTTTGGAAAAACAGCAAAACCACGGTTCTTGTGGTCTGGGTTTTGGCACAACAATCGCCAGAAATAAAGAGGAGGTTTATTTCTTTGCCAACGATTTACAGTTCAATTGGGTCGCAAAACAGCGACTAAAAAGTATACGAACGTACTACGAAACCAAGCTGTTGCACCAACCCAAAAGCGTTCAAGAATACTACTTCAACGAACTTAGCACCTATGACGAAGATTACTTTTTAGAAACCTGTTCGGCTATTGAACCCTTTTATCAATTGGTAAGGCTACCAGAAATAGCGGCACACTTTGAACATTTTATTTTTGAGGGCAGCCAAGGTATTCTTTTAGATACGCAACATGGTTTTCACCCGCATACCACTTGGAGTTACACGACTTCTAAAAATGCCATTCAACTTATTAAAGACCATTTGGGTCCCACTGCTACTGTGCGTATTTTCTATGTAACACGTTGTTATCAAACCAGGCACGGCAACGGACCCATGTCCGAAACCCAATCGGTTACGCTTAAAAATAACGATAACGAGGCGAATGAAACCAATGAGTTTCAAGGTGAATTCAGAACCAAAGGCTTGGATCCAGAACTACTAAATTATGCCCTGCAATGTGATGCTATTCATCATCAAGATCTACTCATCGAGAAGAATTTGATGATTACCTGTCTAGATCAACTACCAAGTTTTTCACCTGCTGATTTAATTGAAAACTTAGCTCCCAATTTTTCATCGGTGCACGGTAGTTACGGACCTATGCGTAAGTTCATTAAGCAATTACCTGTTTAA
- a CDS encoding SMI1/KNR4 family protein: MKLEMSDVFQQRLPLKYLKFLQENPKGAPLKNNSRWDKRTWNLMGTEALLKRWEMKGVGEAANYECLKLYTQVQEEVGMELTAPSAHFRSVKLERVAKGFVIGEENGDYLYLDPECKFTVWAYYHDGGEVALISKSFSELLRTQKPL, from the coding sequence ATGAAATTGGAAATGAGCGATGTTTTTCAGCAAAGATTACCGCTGAAATACTTAAAGTTTCTTCAGGAAAACCCAAAAGGTGCACCACTGAAAAATAATAGTAGATGGGATAAGCGCACTTGGAATCTAATGGGAACTGAGGCATTGCTAAAACGATGGGAAATGAAAGGAGTAGGTGAAGCAGCCAACTACGAATGTTTAAAACTGTACACACAAGTTCAAGAAGAAGTAGGGATGGAGCTCACGGCACCTTCAGCACATTTTCGCTCTGTAAAATTAGAGCGCGTAGCCAAAGGTTTTGTAATAGGTGAGGAGAATGGCGATTACCTATATTTAGACCCCGAATGCAAATTTACGGTTTGGGCATATTACCACGATGGGGGCGAAGTAGCATTAATATCCAAGTCTTTTTCGGAACTTTTAAGAACTCAAAAACCGTTATAA
- a CDS encoding SMI1/KNR4 family protein, whose translation MRNRIAFSEHVEQMKWEDFHFDVMPVNTLPPLEDPDDIDNSFTFCDALLDAFKEATGKEVLKLLFITPEDISNSKYFGIAYLEGKEIFTAEIENTSLFNEWFSVVDERTSRNEITTSKVYFFGANSFSCQPISNFKNNIVFDKTGVFISEKIPNEYIAEKLAKEKADFIAPFIQLEAESRFEKVVQQFVQLVHTKGLTIIPPKNNDAIYAEFEAAAGYPFPTIIKEFLTLHNGVQNSAIMGAEKIFQEWKDWQRIYNDWTQKELLDTYSTNEGKTLLMYTTPYWIPFFDLQNGNFLAFDFAPDKKGTAGQIIRFGADQEIGYIQADSLDIFLASLMDDEGDIQDYEWFRSE comes from the coding sequence ATGAGAAACAGAATTGCGTTTTCAGAGCATGTGGAACAAATGAAATGGGAAGATTTTCATTTTGATGTGATGCCGGTCAACACCTTACCTCCGTTAGAAGACCCAGACGATATTGACAATAGTTTTACATTTTGCGATGCGCTATTAGATGCATTTAAAGAGGCTACAGGTAAAGAGGTTTTAAAACTTCTCTTTATAACTCCAGAAGACATATCCAATTCCAAGTACTTCGGCATCGCTTATTTAGAAGGCAAGGAAATCTTTACAGCTGAAATAGAAAACACATCTTTGTTCAACGAATGGTTCTCCGTTGTTGATGAGCGAACGAGCAGAAACGAAATCACCACCTCAAAAGTGTATTTTTTTGGTGCCAACTCTTTTAGTTGTCAGCCAATTTCCAACTTTAAAAACAATATAGTTTTTGATAAGACCGGCGTATTTATTTCGGAGAAAATACCCAATGAATATATTGCGGAAAAATTAGCGAAGGAAAAAGCGGACTTTATAGCTCCGTTTATTCAATTAGAAGCTGAAAGCCGTTTTGAGAAAGTAGTGCAACAATTTGTGCAATTGGTCCATACGAAAGGACTCACTATTATTCCGCCTAAAAACAATGATGCTATTTATGCGGAGTTTGAGGCTGCTGCCGGATATCCTTTCCCGACTATCATAAAAGAATTTTTAACCCTACATAACGGTGTGCAAAACTCAGCGATTATGGGTGCCGAGAAAATTTTTCAAGAATGGAAAGATTGGCAAAGGATATATAACGATTGGACGCAAAAGGAGTTGTTGGATACCTACAGTACCAACGAAGGCAAAACATTACTAATGTACACTACGCCATATTGGATTCCGTTTTTTGATTTGCAGAACGGTAATTTTTTGGCGTTCGATTTTGCTCCGGACAAAAAAGGTACTGCGGGACAAATCATCCGTTTTGGTGCGGACCAAGAAATTGGTTACATACAGGCTGATAGTCTCGATATATTTTTAGCGAGTTTAATGGATGACGAAGGCGATATTCAAGACTATGAATGGTTCAGAAGTGAATAA
- a CDS encoding DUF1361 domain-containing protein yields MIISTLTNNLFHKRLLLLTALGCALLALRVYVTQSIDFTFLLWNLFLALIPLFLSKQFLFNVRVNKSKGFRILILFFWVLFLPNSPYIITDFVHLDDNQPTFWLDLLLFFVFALNGLVLGVLSMMDVFSFLRKRNHPVLANAILLFVSLLSGYGVFLGRFLRFNSWDIVSKPLVLAHSLFNSLFLVDAWLWIFGFGSFIWVSFWALKPFLRGHGTMTISNQKV; encoded by the coding sequence ATGATTATCAGCACTTTAACAAATAACCTATTTCATAAGCGATTATTATTATTAACCGCATTAGGCTGTGCTCTTTTAGCGTTGCGGGTGTATGTTACCCAATCAATTGATTTTACATTTTTATTATGGAATCTTTTTTTAGCGCTAATCCCTCTTTTTTTATCAAAGCAATTTTTATTTAATGTTCGCGTAAATAAATCCAAAGGCTTCCGTATTCTTATTCTATTTTTCTGGGTACTCTTTTTACCTAATAGCCCCTATATTATAACAGATTTTGTGCATTTAGATGACAACCAACCTACTTTCTGGTTAGACCTATTGCTATTTTTTGTTTTTGCCCTTAACGGACTTGTATTGGGTGTTTTATCCATGATGGATGTTTTTAGTTTTCTAAGAAAGCGAAACCATCCGGTTTTGGCCAATGCCATCCTGCTCTTTGTAAGTTTGCTTAGCGGATATGGTGTTTTTCTTGGACGATTTTTACGTTTTAACTCATGGGACATTGTCAGCAAACCATTAGTTCTGGCCCACAGCCTTTTTAACTCTCTATTCTTGGTGGATGCCTGGTTATGGATTTTTGGTTTTGGCAGTTTTATCTGGGTTTCATTTTGGGCCCTGAAACCCTTCTTACGTGGTCATGGCACCATGACCATCAGTAACCAGAAAGTTTAA
- a CDS encoding NAD(P)-dependent oxidoreductase, giving the protein MKFGIIQERKTPPDRRVVLSPEACQKVLSRHSDAQIVVEPSPIRVFSDEEYREKGIEVAAKMEECDVLLGVKEVPIKNLIPNKKYFFFSHTIKEQPYNRDLLRAILEKNIELYDHEVITNQNEQRLVAFGRYAGIVGAYNGLRAYGLKFNLYELPKAENLANQQELIAELNKIRLPNIKIILTGRGRVGNGAREMLDAMNIKKVNVTEYLEDSFDEPVYCQIDASDYNKRKDGVRGNKADFFANPEEYKSNFYRFTQVSDFFIAGHFYGQGAPYLFTREDAKKEDFKIKVVADVSCDIDGPVATTIKPSTIADPIYGYDPKTEKETDFKNDSAIAVMAVDNLPCEIPQDASEGFGQAFIKNVIPAFFNDDKDGVLERARMTKDGKLTERYSYLSNYIAG; this is encoded by the coding sequence ATGAAGTTCGGAATCATTCAAGAGCGTAAAACTCCACCAGACCGTCGCGTTGTTCTATCGCCTGAAGCCTGCCAAAAAGTCTTATCTCGCCATTCTGATGCCCAAATAGTGGTGGAACCGTCACCAATCCGAGTTTTTTCGGATGAAGAATACCGGGAAAAAGGAATAGAGGTTGCTGCCAAAATGGAAGAGTGTGATGTTTTGTTAGGAGTAAAAGAAGTGCCGATTAAAAATCTAATTCCGAATAAAAAATACTTTTTCTTTTCCCATACCATAAAGGAGCAACCGTATAACCGAGACTTGTTACGTGCCATATTGGAGAAGAATATAGAGCTTTATGACCATGAGGTCATTACCAATCAAAACGAACAACGCTTGGTAGCTTTTGGTCGTTATGCTGGTATTGTAGGGGCATATAACGGGTTACGTGCTTATGGGCTTAAATTTAATTTGTACGAATTACCAAAGGCTGAAAACCTAGCCAATCAGCAAGAACTGATTGCTGAGCTGAATAAAATAAGGTTACCTAACATTAAAATAATTCTTACCGGTAGGGGAAGAGTGGGTAATGGCGCAAGAGAGATGTTGGATGCCATGAATATTAAAAAAGTGAATGTCACCGAATATTTGGAAGATTCTTTTGATGAGCCTGTATACTGCCAAATTGATGCTTCGGATTACAACAAACGAAAAGACGGAGTAAGAGGTAATAAAGCTGATTTTTTTGCGAACCCGGAAGAATACAAGAGTAATTTTTATCGCTTTACCCAAGTATCGGACTTTTTTATTGCAGGGCATTTTTATGGACAAGGAGCGCCGTATCTCTTCACACGAGAAGATGCCAAAAAAGAAGATTTTAAAATAAAAGTGGTTGCCGATGTTAGTTGTGATATAGATGGGCCAGTTGCGACCACCATAAAACCATCAACAATCGCTGATCCCATTTATGGGTATGATCCTAAAACAGAAAAGGAAACGGATTTTAAAAATGATTCCGCTATTGCCGTTATGGCCGTTGATAATTTGCCCTGTGAAATTCCACAAGATGCGAGTGAAGGATTTGGACAGGCATTTATTAAAAATGTAATTCCAGCATTCTTTAATGATGATAAAGATGGTGTATTGGAGCGAGCACGAATGACGAAAGATGGTAAACTAACGGAGCGTTACAGCTACTTGTCCAATTATATAGCGGGTTAA
- a CDS encoding DUF1801 domain-containing protein, with the protein MNPAENYILNKSEPFRSILLHLQSVIERTVPDADLKFKYRIPFYYINETPFCYLNQSKDYIDLGFWKAAYLTKHQEHLVNKGRKVMKSLRYTSLEEIDNNILTDVLKEAYSVKDEKFYK; encoded by the coding sequence ATGAATCCTGCAGAAAACTACATCTTGAACAAATCTGAGCCTTTTAGAAGTATTTTATTGCATTTGCAATCCGTTATCGAGCGAACGGTACCCGATGCTGATTTAAAGTTCAAATATAGAATTCCGTTTTATTATATCAATGAAACGCCCTTTTGTTATTTAAACCAAAGTAAAGATTATATAGACCTGGGTTTTTGGAAGGCCGCTTATCTAACAAAACATCAAGAACATCTAGTCAACAAAGGTCGTAAAGTAATGAAGTCTTTGCGATATACTTCACTTGAAGAAATCGATAACAATATATTAACGGATGTACTAAAGGAGGCTTATTCAGTTAAGGATGAGAAATTTTATAAGTGA
- a CDS encoding DUF6892 domain-containing protein has translation MVHIEFSSDSFQINSVAVEFPIPLATLKTCISPDCKEHKGKNKTLFVWENLGIIGYSSDGDSVDSLGFELEISTYDFSPKVVFSGTFNYNGEDILQYYKTHEDERITTFKGDDSGALVQNGLSAWFSISKDVVCAIEVSIHKPYVRGAGIPEDKYTIKPLDEEEIEFTDFGFKLSIIEELMYMKGLLKPKFDLYEFADWYKGREIDIDEEGYEPIAEVTQYFKDLPIPKRLAPEITEIYQDGGNDIYMNLSPFSGGAVEYWDIERSDDVKHFPNLKKATLCYAQEHICDEFVILGIDAEWI, from the coding sequence ATGGTTCACATAGAATTTTCTTCGGATAGCTTTCAAATTAACTCCGTTGCGGTAGAATTCCCTATACCCCTTGCAACTTTAAAAACGTGTATTTCCCCTGACTGTAAAGAGCATAAAGGAAAAAATAAGACACTTTTTGTTTGGGAAAATTTGGGGATTATCGGGTATTCATCCGATGGGGATTCGGTAGATTCCTTGGGATTTGAATTGGAAATTTCAACCTATGATTTCAGTCCTAAAGTAGTTTTTAGCGGAACATTCAATTACAATGGTGAAGATATTCTTCAATATTACAAAACCCATGAGGATGAACGGATTACAACATTCAAAGGGGACGATTCCGGAGCTTTGGTGCAAAACGGATTAAGTGCTTGGTTTAGCATATCGAAAGACGTTGTATGCGCCATTGAAGTGAGCATTCACAAACCATACGTGCGAGGCGCGGGAATACCGGAAGACAAATACACCATTAAGCCGCTCGATGAAGAAGAAATTGAGTTTACGGATTTTGGCTTTAAACTTTCCATCATTGAAGAATTGATGTATATGAAAGGACTGTTGAAACCGAAATTTGATTTGTATGAGTTTGCAGATTGGTATAAGGGTCGTGAAATAGATATTGACGAAGAAGGTTATGAGCCCATAGCTGAAGTAACCCAGTATTTTAAAGATTTGCCTATTCCCAAACGTTTGGCTCCGGAGATTACTGAAATCTATCAAGATGGCGGAAACGATATTTATATGAACCTATCACCTTTTTCTGGGGGAGCGGTAGAATATTGGGATATTGAACGGAGCGATGATGTGAAGCATTTTCCCAATTTAAAGAAAGCCACCTTGTGTTACGCACAAGAACATATATGTGATGAATTCGTTATTCTTGGTATTGATGCCGAGTGGATATGA